One Actinomadura viridis genomic region harbors:
- a CDS encoding LytR/AlgR family response regulator transcription factor codes for MLRVLAIDDEVPALEELAYLLRADPRIERVLCAGEAAGALRDLSRILVAGERLDAVFLDIRMPGLDGLDFTRLLTGFAAPPHVVFVTAYDDCAVTAYELGALDYLLKPVRPERLAEAVRRVDEAARRRAAGGDEPQDRAEEDEMVPVELAGRTRLVSRRSVTHVEAHGDYVRLHTEDGSFLVRMPLAVLARRWQSAGFIRIHRSTLVASAHISELHFDGGRAAVQVGGELLPVSRRHTREVRDLLVRRFRQGDPGSGQEGT; via the coding sequence ATGCTGCGTGTCCTGGCCATCGACGACGAAGTGCCCGCACTGGAGGAACTGGCCTACCTCCTGCGGGCCGATCCGCGGATCGAACGCGTGCTGTGCGCGGGCGAGGCCGCCGGGGCGCTGCGCGACCTCAGCCGCATCCTGGTCGCGGGGGAACGGCTGGACGCGGTCTTCCTCGACATCCGGATGCCGGGCCTGGACGGCCTGGACTTCACCCGCCTCCTCACCGGGTTCGCCGCGCCCCCGCACGTGGTGTTCGTGACCGCCTACGACGACTGCGCGGTCACCGCGTACGAGCTGGGGGCCCTGGACTACCTGCTCAAGCCGGTCCGCCCGGAACGGCTGGCCGAGGCGGTGCGCCGGGTCGACGAGGCGGCCCGGCGCCGCGCCGCGGGCGGGGACGAGCCGCAGGACCGCGCCGAGGAGGACGAGATGGTCCCGGTGGAGCTGGCCGGGCGCACCCGGCTGGTCTCCCGGCGGTCGGTGACGCACGTGGAGGCGCACGGCGACTACGTCCGGCTGCACACCGAGGACGGCAGCTTCCTGGTCCGCATGCCGCTCGCCGTGCTGGCCCGCCGCTGGCAGTCGGCCGGCTTCATCCGGATCCACCGCAGCACCCTGGTGGCCTCGGCGCACATCAGCGAACTGCACTTCGACGGGGGCCGGGCCGCGGTCCAGGTCGGCGGGGAGCTGCTCCCGGTGAGCCGCCGCCACACCCGGGAGGTCCGCGACCTGCTCGTACGCCGGTTCCGCCAGGGTGATCCGGGGTCCGGGCAGGAGGGCACCTGA
- a CDS encoding deoxyribonuclease IV, with protein MTSVKSPVGGHVPVAGGLATGGLKYAAEIGAEAVQVFVSNPRGWALPEGRPEEDAKLREQDAIPVYVHTPYLVNFGSPSAETLEKSIASVRHSLTRGRAIGARGVVVHTGSAVSQSYEDALAQVREAVLPLLEEIPDDGPDLLLEPMAGQGRMLCAKVQELGPFFERLEHHPKLGVCFDTCHAFAAGHDLSSPGGVAETMDALVETVGAGRLKLVHANDSKDICGSAKDRHENIGAGQIGEKPFAELFRHPAAAGVPFIIETPGRSTEPHGKDVETLKRLRDG; from the coding sequence ATGACCTCTGTGAAGAGCCCCGTCGGGGGGCATGTGCCGGTGGCCGGCGGGCTGGCCACGGGCGGGCTGAAGTACGCCGCCGAGATCGGGGCCGAGGCCGTCCAGGTCTTCGTGTCCAACCCGCGCGGATGGGCGCTGCCGGAGGGCAGGCCCGAGGAGGACGCCAAGCTGCGCGAGCAGGACGCGATCCCCGTCTACGTGCACACGCCCTACCTGGTCAACTTCGGCTCCCCCAGCGCCGAGACGCTGGAGAAGTCGATCGCCTCCGTCCGGCACTCGCTGACCCGGGGCCGCGCCATCGGCGCCCGCGGCGTCGTCGTGCACACCGGCTCGGCGGTCAGCCAGTCGTACGAGGACGCCCTCGCCCAGGTGCGCGAGGCCGTGCTGCCGCTCCTGGAGGAGATCCCCGACGACGGCCCCGACCTGCTGCTGGAGCCGATGGCCGGGCAGGGCAGGATGCTGTGCGCCAAGGTGCAGGAGCTGGGCCCGTTCTTCGAGCGGCTGGAGCACCACCCCAAGCTCGGGGTGTGCTTCGACACCTGCCACGCGTTCGCCGCCGGGCACGACCTGTCCTCCCCCGGCGGTGTCGCCGAGACCATGGACGCGCTCGTGGAGACGGTCGGCGCGGGACGGCTCAAGCTCGTCCACGCCAACGACTCCAAGGACATCTGCGGCTCGGCCAAGGACCGGCACGAGAACATCGGCGCCGGTCAGATCGGCGAGAAGCCGTTCGCCGAGCTCTTCCGGCACCCGGCCGCGGCGGGCGTCCCGTTCATCATCGAGACCCCGGGCCGCAGCACCGAGCCGCACGGCAAGGACGTGGAGACCCTCAAGCGCTTGAGGGATGGCTAA
- a CDS encoding sodium:solute symporter family transporter, with amino-acid sequence MNGTVTAAVLAVLVAALGAALVPGCGRRRDGRPDSPLLSASRGVTPLWNASAIGGEYLSAAAYLGLAGLLLAYGADILWLPVGATAGYVLLVALVAAPLRRSGAYTVSDFAEWRLGSRVLRRLSSACVCLIGWCCLLPQFRGAGITLRVLTGAPMWAGWAVVVVVVLVLVLTGCVRSMTNLQAVQYWVKLVALTVPALALIMIWRLDGGGPDGPAGVSGDGPPRFARVTTVHAQTDLVLRMPDRLDAAVRGRLDGTWHRGERVTITAGRHTVEQRTRMTFPAGAAVPHLDPLPVQDEVTWATPLSSDRHHRLYATYALIVCAALGTVGLPHVLMRFYTNACGAAARRTAATVPVLLALFYLFPAVYGALGRLYAPELLMTGDTDAVVLTLPRLVLPGTGGALLTGLVVAGAFAAFASASCGIVVATASTLAQCLARGRIAGFRLGALIVLAVPLSLMPGPLGGLSAGRLIALGLTVSACSLCPLLVLGLWWRGLTAAGAGAGLVTGAGLALAAGVAGILAGQVGGWSEVLLAQPAPVIVPVTFAVMAGVSLLTRPRVPRDADRVMARLHLPEGTADRRGPRGPFP; translated from the coding sequence GTGAACGGCACGGTGACCGCCGCCGTGCTCGCCGTCCTGGTCGCGGCGCTCGGCGCGGCCCTGGTGCCCGGCTGCGGGCGCCGCCGCGACGGCCGCCCGGACTCGCCCCTCCTCAGCGCCTCCCGCGGGGTCACGCCCCTGTGGAACGCCTCGGCGATCGGCGGCGAGTACCTGTCGGCCGCCGCCTACCTGGGCCTGGCCGGCCTGCTGCTGGCCTACGGAGCCGACATCCTGTGGCTGCCGGTGGGGGCCACGGCCGGTTACGTCCTGCTGGTGGCGCTCGTCGCCGCCCCGCTGCGCCGCTCCGGCGCGTACACCGTCTCCGACTTCGCCGAATGGCGGCTGGGGTCGCGGGTGCTGCGGAGGCTCTCGTCCGCCTGCGTCTGCCTGATCGGGTGGTGCTGCCTGCTCCCGCAGTTCCGGGGCGCGGGGATCACGCTGCGGGTGCTGACCGGCGCGCCGATGTGGGCGGGGTGGGCGGTCGTGGTGGTCGTCGTGCTCGTGCTGGTGCTGACCGGCTGCGTGCGCAGCATGACCAACCTCCAGGCGGTGCAGTACTGGGTGAAGCTGGTGGCGCTGACCGTTCCCGCGCTGGCGCTGATCATGATCTGGCGGCTGGACGGCGGCGGCCCGGACGGGCCCGCGGGCGTGTCCGGTGACGGCCCGCCGCGGTTCGCCCGCGTCACCACCGTCCACGCCCAGACCGACCTGGTCCTGCGGATGCCGGACCGGCTGGATGCGGCGGTGCGCGGGCGCCTGGACGGCACCTGGCACCGCGGCGAGCGGGTCACCATCACCGCCGGGCGCCACACCGTGGAGCAGCGGACACGGATGACCTTCCCGGCGGGCGCGGCCGTCCCGCACCTGGACCCGCTGCCGGTCCAGGACGAGGTCACCTGGGCGACACCGCTGAGCTCCGATCGGCACCACCGGCTGTACGCCACGTACGCGCTGATCGTCTGCGCCGCGCTGGGCACCGTCGGGCTTCCGCACGTCCTGATGCGCTTCTACACCAACGCCTGCGGCGCCGCGGCCCGCCGTACCGCGGCGACGGTCCCGGTGCTGCTGGCGCTGTTCTACCTCTTCCCGGCCGTGTACGGGGCGCTGGGCCGCCTCTACGCACCCGAGCTCCTGATGACCGGCGACACCGACGCCGTCGTCCTGACGCTGCCCAGGCTGGTGCTGCCGGGCACCGGCGGGGCGTTGCTCACCGGCCTGGTGGTGGCCGGGGCGTTCGCCGCGTTCGCCTCCGCCTCCTGCGGGATCGTGGTGGCCACCGCGAGCACGCTCGCGCAGTGCCTGGCGCGCGGCCGGATCGCCGGGTTCCGGCTGGGCGCGCTCATCGTGCTGGCGGTGCCGCTGAGCCTGATGCCCGGCCCGCTCGGCGGCCTCAGCGCCGGCCGGCTGATCGCGCTGGGGCTGACGGTGTCGGCCTGCTCGCTGTGCCCGCTGCTGGTGCTCGGCCTGTGGTGGCGGGGGCTGACGGCGGCCGGTGCCGGGGCGGGGCTGGTGACGGGCGCGGGCTTGGCGCTGGCCGCGGGCGTGGCCGGGATCCTCGCAGGTCAGGTGGGGGGATGGTCGGAGGTGCTGCTGGCGCAGCCCGCCCCCGTCATCGTGCCCGTGACGTTCGCCGTGATGGCCGGGGTGTCGCTGCTGACCCGGCCGCGCGTCCCGCGCGACGCCGACCGCGTGATGGCCCGGCTGCACCTTCCGGAGGGGACGGCGGACCGGAGAGGACCTCGTGGACCGTTCCCCTGA
- a CDS encoding sulfite oxidase-like oxidoreductase: protein MSPPEEPSEDQRALPPGQYVPRGWPVLHYGPVPKFRPKDWDFRVFGATASGGQHGWSWDEFDALPRTRAVADFHCVTKFTIPDNEWEGVSGPAVVELAPPHPDVTHVMVWAEYGYSANIRMSDFLAEGTMFATHRNGERLSPDHGFPIRLVVPHLYAWKSVKWVRGIEYMVKDRRGFWEERGYHNVADPWREQRYSYQEDADESPPL from the coding sequence ATGTCCCCACCCGAAGAGCCCTCAGAAGATCAGCGGGCACTCCCGCCAGGACAGTACGTCCCGCGCGGCTGGCCGGTCCTCCACTATGGCCCGGTGCCCAAGTTCCGTCCCAAGGACTGGGATTTCCGGGTGTTCGGCGCGACGGCGTCGGGCGGCCAGCACGGCTGGTCCTGGGACGAGTTCGACGCCCTGCCCCGGACCCGCGCCGTCGCCGACTTCCACTGCGTCACCAAGTTCACGATCCCCGACAACGAGTGGGAGGGCGTCTCCGGCCCGGCCGTGGTCGAGCTGGCGCCGCCCCATCCGGACGTCACGCACGTGATGGTGTGGGCGGAGTACGGCTACAGCGCCAACATCAGGATGAGCGACTTCCTGGCCGAGGGGACCATGTTCGCCACCCATCGCAACGGCGAACGCCTGTCACCCGACCACGGTTTCCCGATCCGCCTCGTGGTGCCCCACCTGTACGCCTGGAAGAGCGTCAAGTGGGTCCGCGGCATCGAGTACATGGTGAAGGACCGGCGGGGCTTCTGGGAGGAACGCGGCTACCACAACGTCGCCGACCCCTGGCGCGAGCAGCGTTACTCCTACCAGGAGGACGCGGACGAGTCCCCGCCCCTCTGA
- a CDS encoding sensor histidine kinase, which produces MPIPSVLDVVASTVITAAAVAAATLGRWARTRRRGFGGVADEVTFATLHTISRASPSLRGGLTRESARRAARDLRSLLGAEAIAVVVAEDPGPAAPVRAASAPGAPGRLLVWEGAGGARHSGDVLGHVRQVLATGRARVISPDRMRCGDHRCRIRVAVVAPLAVEGRVEGAFAAYVSAASAARVRAVSEVARWLSGQLELAELDSSRALLAEAEMRALRAQISPHFVYNSLTTIASFVRTDPERARELLLDFADFARYSFRDPRDFTTLAEELRSIDRYLLLERARFGDRLQFSVEVAPEVLPVTVPFLSLQPLVENAIRHGMDGVPGPVPFHVRIVARDAGAEAAISVEDDGAGMDPDRLLEILAAGAGPARARAAAGRDRSGAGIGLANVDERMRQLYGDAFGLTVETAVGAGTKVNLRVPKSRAGLFPA; this is translated from the coding sequence ATGCCCATACCATCCGTACTGGACGTGGTGGCATCCACCGTCATCACGGCCGCCGCCGTCGCCGCCGCCACGCTGGGGCGGTGGGCGCGTACGCGGCGGCGGGGGTTCGGCGGCGTGGCCGACGAGGTCACCTTCGCGACGCTGCACACCATCTCGCGGGCCTCGCCCTCCCTGCGCGGCGGGCTGACCCGGGAGTCCGCGCGCCGGGCCGCGCGGGACCTGCGGTCGCTGCTGGGCGCCGAGGCGATCGCCGTGGTGGTCGCCGAGGACCCCGGGCCCGCGGCGCCCGTCCGGGCGGCCTCCGCCCCCGGCGCCCCCGGGCGGCTGCTGGTCTGGGAGGGCGCGGGCGGCGCCCGCCACTCCGGGGACGTGCTCGGGCACGTCCGGCAGGTCCTCGCGACGGGGCGGGCGCGGGTGATCTCCCCCGACCGGATGCGCTGCGGCGACCACCGGTGCCGGATCCGGGTCGCCGTGGTGGCCCCCCTGGCGGTCGAGGGCCGGGTGGAGGGCGCCTTCGCCGCGTACGTCTCCGCCGCCTCGGCCGCCCGGGTGCGCGCCGTGAGCGAGGTGGCCCGCTGGCTGTCCGGCCAGCTGGAGCTGGCCGAGCTCGACTCCTCGCGGGCGCTGCTGGCCGAGGCCGAGATGCGGGCGCTGCGGGCCCAGATCTCCCCCCACTTCGTCTACAACTCCCTCACCACCATCGCCTCGTTCGTCCGCACCGATCCCGAGCGGGCCCGCGAGCTGCTCCTGGACTTCGCCGACTTCGCCCGCTACTCCTTCCGCGACCCCCGCGACTTCACCACCCTGGCCGAGGAGCTGCGCTCGATCGACCGCTACCTGCTGCTGGAACGGGCGAGGTTCGGCGACCGGCTCCAGTTCAGCGTGGAGGTGGCGCCCGAGGTACTGCCGGTCACGGTGCCGTTCCTGTCCCTGCAGCCCCTGGTCGAGAACGCCATCCGGCACGGGATGGACGGCGTGCCGGGGCCCGTGCCGTTCCACGTCCGGATCGTGGCCCGCGACGCCGGCGCCGAGGCCGCGATCAGCGTCGAGGACGACGGCGCGGGCATGGACCCCGACCGGCTGCTGGAGATCCTGGCCGCGGGCGCCGGCCCCGCCCGGGCGCGCGCCGCGGCCGGACGGGACCGCTCGGGCGCGGGCATCGGCCTGGCCAACGTCGACGAGCGGATGCGCCAGCTGTACGGCGACGCGTTCGGCCTGACCGTCGAGACCGCCGTCGGGGCGGGCACCAAGGTCAATCTGCGCGTCCCCAAGAGCCGGGCGGGCCTCTTCCCCGCGTGA
- the thiS gene encoding sulfur carrier protein ThiS: MKVIINGRPHELPEGASVADAVGGVTGPAGLAGPGPAGPGAVPGGVAAALNDEVVRRSEWAATTLKEADRLEVLTAVQGG, from the coding sequence GTGAAGGTCATCATCAACGGCCGCCCGCACGAGCTACCGGAGGGGGCCAGCGTCGCCGACGCCGTCGGCGGCGTCACCGGGCCCGCCGGCCTCGCGGGGCCCGGCCCCGCGGGGCCCGGCGCGGTGCCGGGCGGCGTGGCCGCGGCGCTCAACGACGAGGTGGTACGGCGGTCGGAGTGGGCCGCCACGACGCTGAAAGAGGCGGACCGGCTCGAGGTCCTGACCGCAGTACAGGGAGGTTGA
- the aroF gene encoding 3-deoxy-7-phosphoheptulonate synthase: MVIVMAPEATEADIRAVVSLVETAGGDAFVSRGVERTIVGLVGDVQQFGTLNLRGMAGVSDVIRISVPYKLVSRENHAERSVVRVGGVPIGPGTMTLIAGPCAVETPEQTLQAAQMAQAAGASLLRGGAFKPRSSPYAFQGLGEAGLRILADVREETGMPVVTEVVDAKDVELVAGYADMLQIGTRNAQNFALLQAAGEAGRPVLLKRGMSGTIEEWLMAAEYIAQRGNLDIVLCERGIRTFEKATRNTLDISAVPVAQRLSHLPVIVDPSHSGGSRDLVLPLTRAAVAVGADGVIIDVHPHPETALCDGPQALVDGDLRELARLVRDLPPLVGRTLAVAGDGVPA; encoded by the coding sequence ATGGTCATCGTCATGGCTCCGGAGGCGACCGAAGCCGATATCAGAGCCGTCGTCTCACTGGTCGAGACGGCGGGCGGCGACGCGTTCGTCAGCCGCGGGGTGGAGCGCACCATCGTCGGCCTGGTCGGGGACGTCCAGCAGTTCGGCACCCTCAACCTCCGGGGGATGGCCGGGGTCAGCGACGTCATCCGGATCTCGGTGCCCTACAAGCTGGTCAGCAGGGAGAACCACGCCGAGCGCTCGGTGGTGCGGGTGGGCGGCGTGCCGATCGGCCCCGGCACCATGACGCTGATCGCCGGGCCGTGCGCGGTGGAGACCCCCGAGCAGACCCTGCAGGCGGCGCAGATGGCGCAGGCCGCGGGCGCGAGCCTGCTGCGCGGCGGCGCGTTCAAGCCGCGCAGCTCCCCCTACGCCTTCCAGGGCCTCGGTGAGGCCGGGCTGCGGATCCTGGCGGACGTCCGGGAGGAGACCGGCATGCCGGTCGTCACCGAGGTCGTGGACGCCAAGGACGTGGAGCTGGTCGCCGGCTACGCCGACATGCTCCAGATCGGCACCCGCAACGCGCAGAACTTCGCGCTCCTCCAGGCCGCCGGCGAGGCGGGCCGCCCGGTCCTGCTCAAGCGGGGCATGAGCGGCACCATCGAGGAGTGGCTGATGGCGGCCGAGTACATCGCCCAGCGCGGCAACCTGGACATCGTGCTGTGCGAACGGGGCATCCGCACGTTCGAGAAGGCCACCCGCAACACCCTGGACATCTCCGCGGTCCCGGTCGCCCAGCGCCTCTCCCACCTGCCGGTCATCGTGGACCCCTCGCACTCGGGCGGCAGCCGCGACCTGGTGCTGCCGCTGACGCGGGCGGCGGTCGCGGTCGGCGCGGACGGCGTGATCATCGATGTGCACCCGCACCCGGAGACCGCCCTGTGCGACGGGCCGCAGGCCCTGGTGGACGGAGACCTGCGCGAGCTGGCCCGGCTCGTGCGCGACCTGCCGCCGCTGGTCGGACGGACGCTGGCCGTCGCCGGCGACGGCGTCCCCGCCTGA
- a CDS encoding DMT family transporter: MEQIEPAGRRAERLALAAAAVTVVLWASAFVSIRSAGAEYSPGALALGRLLFGTVTLGLLLLIRREGLPPKAAWPGIAVSGVLWFGLYMVALNWGEQLVDAGTAALVVNIGPLLIALLGGWLLKEGFPKQLLAGMAVSFGGAAVVGLSMSGEGRSPVFGVLLCLLAAVLYAAGVIAQKPALRHASALQVTTFGCAIGALACLPFAGRLAAEVPTASATATLNMAYLGIFPTALAFTTWAYALARTSAGKMGATTYAAPALVVVMSWAALSEVPGWLTLAGGLLCLAGVAVSRRAPRSARPAGAAAVPAAPGTPVGTPAGTPAGTPAGTATNPDGTTNAGPFLTDPAPAGEKAVR; this comes from the coding sequence ATGGAACAGATCGAACCGGCGGGACGGCGCGCCGAACGGCTCGCCTTGGCCGCGGCGGCCGTCACGGTGGTGTTGTGGGCCTCGGCCTTCGTGTCCATCCGCAGCGCCGGCGCGGAATACAGCCCCGGCGCGCTGGCGCTGGGACGGCTGCTGTTCGGCACGGTCACGCTCGGGCTCCTCCTCCTGATCCGCCGCGAAGGGCTGCCGCCCAAGGCCGCCTGGCCGGGGATCGCCGTCTCCGGTGTGCTCTGGTTCGGCCTCTACATGGTCGCGCTGAACTGGGGCGAGCAGTTGGTCGACGCCGGCACCGCCGCGCTGGTGGTCAACATCGGCCCGCTGCTCATCGCGCTGCTGGGGGGCTGGCTCCTCAAGGAGGGGTTCCCGAAGCAGTTGCTGGCGGGGATGGCCGTGTCGTTCGGCGGGGCCGCCGTGGTCGGGCTGTCGATGTCGGGCGAGGGGCGCTCCCCGGTGTTCGGGGTGCTGCTGTGCCTGCTGGCGGCCGTGTTGTACGCGGCGGGCGTGATCGCCCAGAAGCCCGCCCTGCGCCACGCCTCGGCGCTCCAGGTCACCACGTTCGGCTGCGCGATCGGTGCGCTGGCCTGCCTCCCGTTCGCCGGGCGGCTGGCGGCGGAGGTGCCCACCGCCTCGGCCACCGCGACGCTGAACATGGCCTACCTCGGGATCTTCCCGACCGCGCTGGCCTTCACCACCTGGGCGTACGCGCTGGCCCGCACCTCCGCCGGCAAGATGGGCGCCACGACCTACGCCGCTCCGGCCCTGGTGGTGGTCATGTCCTGGGCGGCGCTCAGCGAGGTGCCCGGATGGCTGACGCTCGCGGGCGGCCTGCTCTGCCTCGCCGGCGTCGCGGTCTCCCGCCGCGCCCCCCGTTCCGCGCGTCCGGCGGGCGCCGCGGCCGTCCCCGCCGCGCCCGGGACGCCCGTCGGCACACCCGCCGGCACACCCGCCGGCACGCCCGCCGGCACGGCCACGAACCCGGATGGAACCACCAACGCCGGACCTTTCCTGACAGATCCCGCCCCCGCCGGAGAAAAGGCCGTACGATAA
- the pknB gene encoding Stk1 family PASTA domain-containing Ser/Thr kinase, whose protein sequence is MDTTGTDPLVGRVLDGRYRIESRIARGGMATVYVARDIRLDRTVAVKVMHAGLAADDQFVRRFIGEAKAAAALSNPNVVAVYDQGSDGEHVYLVMEYVRGRTLRDLLSEQGRLGPRAALEIMQPVLAALGAAHRAGLVHRDVKPENVLITEDGRAKVADFGLARAETASGMTKTGMIIGTVGYLAPEQVLSGTADVRSDVYAAGTMLFELVTGRLPHQGDTPLAVAYKHVNETVPPPSTLVPGLPHRLDSLVTRATAKDPAHRPQDANAFLAEVAEVHAGLPRDFDQRMHHAAEPGHTAVMRSGPPMAAAEGSRTRMLDARTLPPQAAPPPRSGADRAVGALTGRYVLIAIGAVAAVILGWAVWYQTSGQYDHVPEQIIGMRVADARDKLEGGGLDVQVAAPVFSDRVRKGEVAASDPGPGARITQGATVTLTPSKGRVPREVPDVSGKSAAEAKQILQDKGLTPGGVSTAASQSVAKGLVMRTDPPAGEKQSPDEPVRLVVSSGMSMPSLLGRNGQEAENRLRSMGLDVKVERRREKGKPPGTVLSQDPRAGTGVSRGTRVTLVVNERNCLIGGFFCDDGDRGDGEQIPVPTVIGQPFDQARKALKASGFKVKIGSKVGNRVVGQNPIGGSAPRDSEVTIWG, encoded by the coding sequence ATGGACACTACGGGCACTGATCCGCTCGTCGGGCGGGTGCTCGACGGGCGCTACCGCATCGAGTCCCGGATCGCCCGCGGCGGCATGGCCACGGTGTACGTGGCCCGCGACATCCGGCTCGACCGCACCGTGGCGGTCAAGGTGATGCACGCCGGGCTGGCGGCCGACGACCAGTTCGTGCGCCGGTTCATCGGGGAGGCCAAGGCCGCCGCCGCGCTGTCCAACCCCAACGTCGTCGCGGTCTACGACCAGGGCTCCGACGGCGAGCACGTCTACCTGGTGATGGAGTACGTGCGCGGGCGGACGCTGCGGGACCTGCTGTCGGAGCAGGGGCGGCTGGGCCCGCGGGCGGCACTGGAGATCATGCAGCCGGTGCTGGCGGCGCTGGGCGCCGCGCACCGCGCCGGGCTGGTGCACCGCGACGTCAAGCCGGAGAACGTCCTGATCACCGAGGACGGCCGGGCCAAGGTCGCCGACTTCGGCCTGGCCCGGGCCGAGACGGCGTCCGGGATGACCAAGACCGGGATGATCATCGGTACGGTCGGCTACCTCGCGCCCGAGCAGGTGCTCTCCGGCACCGCCGACGTGCGCTCGGACGTCTACGCCGCCGGCACCATGCTGTTCGAGCTGGTCACCGGCCGGCTGCCGCACCAGGGCGACACCCCGCTGGCCGTGGCCTACAAGCACGTCAACGAGACCGTGCCGCCGCCTTCCACGCTGGTGCCCGGGCTGCCGCACCGGCTGGACTCCCTGGTCACCCGGGCGACGGCCAAGGACCCCGCGCACCGCCCGCAGGACGCCAACGCGTTCCTGGCCGAGGTGGCCGAGGTGCACGCCGGTCTCCCACGCGACTTCGACCAGCGCATGCACCACGCCGCCGAGCCCGGTCACACGGCCGTCATGCGTTCCGGGCCGCCGATGGCGGCGGCGGAGGGTTCCCGCACCAGGATGCTGGACGCCCGCACGCTGCCCCCGCAGGCGGCGCCTCCCCCGCGTTCCGGCGCCGACCGGGCCGTCGGCGCGCTCACCGGCCGCTACGTGCTGATCGCGATCGGCGCCGTGGCGGCGGTGATCCTCGGCTGGGCCGTCTGGTACCAGACGTCCGGGCAGTACGACCACGTACCGGAGCAGATCATCGGGATGCGCGTCGCGGACGCCCGGGACAAGCTGGAGGGCGGCGGCCTGGACGTCCAGGTGGCCGCGCCCGTCTTCAGCGACCGGGTCCGCAAGGGCGAGGTCGCGGCCTCCGACCCCGGCCCCGGCGCCCGGATCACCCAGGGCGCGACCGTCACGCTGACCCCGTCCAAGGGGCGCGTCCCCCGCGAGGTGCCCGACGTGAGCGGCAAGTCCGCCGCCGAGGCCAAGCAGATCCTGCAGGACAAGGGGCTCACTCCGGGCGGCGTGAGCACCGCCGCCTCCCAGTCCGTCGCCAAGGGCCTGGTCATGCGGACCGATCCCCCGGCAGGGGAGAAGCAGTCCCCCGACGAGCCGGTGAGACTCGTGGTCAGCAGCGGCATGTCGATGCCCTCGCTGCTGGGCCGCAACGGCCAGGAGGCCGAGAACCGGCTCCGTTCGATGGGCCTGGACGTGAAGGTCGAGAGGCGCAGGGAGAAGGGCAAGCCCCCCGGCACCGTGCTCTCCCAGGACCCCCGGGCCGGCACCGGCGTCTCCCGCGGCACCCGCGTCACCCTCGTGGTGAACGAGCGGAACTGCCTGATCGGCGGATTCTTCTGCGACGACGGCGACCGCGGCGACGGCGAGCAGATCCCGGTGCCGACCGTGATCGGGCAGCCGTTCGACCAGGCGCGCAAGGCGCTCAAGGCGTCCGGTTTCAAGGTGAAGATCGGCAGCAAGGTGGGCAACCGCGTGGTCGGGCAGAACCCGATCGGCGGCAGCGCGCCGCGCGACTCCGAGGTCACCATCTGGGGCTGA
- a CDS encoding thiazole synthase: MDGDALVIAGEEIGSRLIMGTGGAPSMSVLREALVASGTALTTVAMRRVDPSARGSVLDVLSECGIRVLPNTAGCFTAGEAVLTAKLAREALGTDWVKLEVIADEHTLLPDPIELVDAAEQLVEDGFVVLPYTNDDPVLARRLEQAGCAAVMPLGSPIGSGLGIRNPHNIELIVERAGVPVILDAGLGTASDAARAMELGCDAVLLATAVTRAQSPARMAAAMRHAVEAGRLARGAGRIPMRRYAQASSPWEGIGTGATLTS, from the coding sequence GTGGACGGCGACGCGTTGGTCATCGCGGGCGAGGAGATCGGCTCCCGGCTGATCATGGGGACCGGCGGTGCTCCGAGCATGAGCGTGCTGCGCGAGGCGCTCGTCGCCTCGGGCACCGCGCTCACCACCGTCGCTATGCGCCGGGTGGACCCCTCGGCCCGCGGCTCGGTGCTGGACGTGCTGAGCGAGTGCGGCATCAGGGTGCTGCCCAACACCGCCGGGTGCTTCACCGCGGGCGAGGCGGTGCTCACCGCCAAGCTGGCCCGCGAGGCGCTGGGGACCGACTGGGTGAAGCTGGAGGTCATCGCCGACGAGCACACCCTCCTGCCGGACCCCATCGAACTGGTCGACGCCGCCGAGCAGCTGGTGGAGGACGGCTTCGTCGTGCTCCCGTACACCAACGACGACCCGGTGCTGGCCCGCCGCCTGGAGCAGGCGGGATGCGCGGCCGTGATGCCGCTGGGCTCCCCCATCGGCTCGGGCCTGGGCATCCGCAACCCGCACAACATCGAGCTGATCGTGGAACGGGCCGGCGTCCCGGTCATCCTCGACGCGGGGCTCGGTACGGCGAGCGACGCGGCCCGGGCGATGGAGCTGGGGTGCGACGCGGTGCTGCTGGCGACCGCCGTCACCCGGGCGCAGTCGCCCGCCCGGATGGCCGCCGCCATGCGCCACGCGGTCGAGGCCGGGCGGCTCGCCCGCGGCGCGGGGCGCATCCCGATGCGCCGCTACGCCCAGGCGTCCTCTCCCTGGGAGGGCATCGGCACGGGCGCCACCCTCACATCGTGA